From the genome of Cytophagia bacterium CHB2:
GCTCGTGGCGGCGGCGGCGCATGATTTCCGCGGCTTTGAAAATCACGATGGCGCGTTCTTTGGGATCCGTATGCTTCCAGGATTCAAACGCGCGCAACGCGGCCGCCATCGCCAAATCGACTTCTTTCACGCCGGCTTGATGAAACGCGCCGATCACTTGCGTTTTCTCGCAAGGATTGTTTGATTTTTTGAGCTTGCCGGTTTTGACTTCTTTTCCGTCGATGAACAGCGCGTATTCGCGCGAGCTTTGCGCTTCCACCTCGCGCAATGCCTGTTGCATCGCTTGCTGATTGGCGGGCTGCGAGTAATCGAGATAAACCGTGTTTTTGAAATCTGCGATCATAGCTGGTTCCTCATCGTTTGAACAAATCTGGCAAGTGAATATGTTTTTATTGCTGCCGGCGCATCAATCAAATGGGATAAAACAATGCTGCCGGGATTCTGTTGCTTGCAGCCCTTATGACGTTGTTACTTCTGCCGCACGGGAAGCAAACGGCAAGATCATCGCCCGGCCAGCGAGGTTGCCCGCATGCGCCGCTGCTTGCATCGCCGTGACGATGTGAGCACTGCGCGCAGATTCGCAAATTGCCAGCATCGTAGAACCGGAGCCGCTGATAAATGCGCAAAAAGCGCCGGCGTGCAACGCCGCGCCGGTAATGTCATCATACCCCGGAATGAGTTTTTTGCGATAAGGTTGATGAATCGCATCGCGCGTGGCGAAGCGCAGCAACTCGGGATTCTTCTGCGCGAAAGCGGCAACCATCATGGCCGCACTCTGCAAATTACCCACGGCTTCATGGCGGGCAAGAGAAGCAGGCAGCACCCGGCGCGCCTCCTCGGTGGCGATTTCCAGGTCTGGAACATAACAGGCTGCGACCCAGCTTGGCGGCGGCGCGAACTGCGCGCAAATCACCCTCCCGTTTTCAATACCGTTGACCGTCAAGCCGCCGAGCAGAGAGGCCGAGGCATTTTCCGGATGACCCTCCAGCCCGCAGGCGAGATCGAGCAGTTGCTGTTGGGAGAGAGCATGATCGAAGTAAGCGTTGGCCGCCAATAAACCCGCGACAATCGCGGCGCCGCTGCTGCCCAGGCCGCGCTTGAGAGGAATGCGATTGTCAATTTCCAACGCGAAACGCGGCGCTTTGCGATTGATTTTCATGCAGGCGTGGTGAAATGCCTTTGCAATGAGATTGTCCTCGCGAATGGCAATTTCGTTCGCGCCCTCGCCGTGCGCGGAGAT
Proteins encoded in this window:
- a CDS encoding aldehyde dehydrogenase family protein, with translation MIADFKNTVYLDYSQPANQQAMQQALREVEAQSSREYALFIDGKEVKTGKLKKSNNPCEKTQVIGAFHQAGVKEVDLAMAAALRAFESWKHTDPKERAIVIFKAAEIMRRRRHE
- the thrB gene encoding homoserine kinase is translated as MPGIINLNLNGSTSNLGAGFDALGLAVELPLRVTCHIDGSKSGIISAHGEGANEIAIREDNLIAKAFHHACMKINRKAPRFALEIDNRIPLKRGLGSSGAAIVAGLLAANAYFDHALSQQQLLDLACGLEGHPENASASLLGGLTVNGIENGRVICAQFAPPPSWVAACYVPDLEIATEEARRVLPASLARHEAVGNLQSAAMMVAAFAQKNPELLRFATRDAIHQPYRKKLIPGYDDITGAALHAGAFCAFISGSGSTMLAICESARSAHIVTAMQAAAHAGNLAGRAMILPFASRAAEVTTS